The Saccharomycodes ludwigii strain NBRC 1722 chromosome II, whole genome shotgun sequence genome window below encodes:
- the ODC2 gene encoding mitochondrial 2-oxodicarboxylate carrier (similar to Saccharomyces cerevisiae YOR222W | ODC2 | OxoDicarboxylate Carrier (paralog of YPL134C | ODC1)), producing the protein MSDERPLPFFYQFISGAVAGISEILVMYPLDVVKTRMQLQVSTPSVNNTSTHYTGVVDCFQKIIKKEGFSRLYKGITSPILMEAPKRATKFACNDEFQKFYKTAFGSDKLTQSLSILSGASAGVIEAFVVVPFELVKIRLQDANSAYRNPIDCVSKIIKNEGLLAMYNGLESTMWRHTVWNAGYFGVIFQVRSLLPKPTGKNEQTRNNLIAGTIGGTFGSLLSTPFDVVKSRIQNTVSKPGEVRKYNWSVPSIATIYKEEGFAALYKGFVPKVLRLGPGGGIMLVVFTACMDFFRGVHYKD; encoded by the coding sequence ATGTCCGACGAAAGACcattaccttttttttaccaatttATCTCTGGTGCCGTTGCTGGTATTTCAGAAATTTTAGTCATGTATCCACTAGATGTTGTCAAGACACGTATGCAATTGCAAGTTTCAACACCTTCAGTCAATAACACATCAACACATTATACTGGTGTTGTTGAttgtttccaaaaaatcattaaaaaggAGGGGTTTAGTAGACTATACAAAGGTATTACATCTCCAATTTTGATGGAAGCTCCAAAGAGAGCTACCAAATTTGCATGTAATGAtgaatttcaaaaattctACAAGACAGCATTTGGCAGCGACAAATTGACACAATCATTGAGTATTTTGAGTGGTGCTTCTGCTGGTGTGATTGAAGcctttgttgttgttccaTTTGAATTAGTTAAAATTAGATTACAAGATGCTAACTCTGCTTATAGAAACCCAATTGACTGTGTttccaaaattattaaaaatgaaggTTTACTAGCCATGTATAACGGTTTGGAATCGACAATGTGGAGACACACCGTCTGGAATGCTGGTTATTTCGGTGTTATTTTCCAAGTTAGGAGTTTATTACCAAAACCAACCGGTAAGAATGAACAAACTAGAAATAATCTAATTGCTGGTACCATCGGGGGTACTTTTGGTTCATTGCTAAGTACCCCGTTTGATGTTGTTAAAAGTAGAATCCAAAATACTGTTTCCAAACCTGGTGAAgttagaaaatataattggAGTGTACCATCAATTGCAACCATTTACAAAGAAGAGGGCTTTGCTGCCTTGTACAAGGGTTTCGTTCCAAAAGTGTTGAGACTAGGACCAGGTGGTGGTATCATGTTAGTTGTTTTCACTGCATGTATGGATTTCTTTAGAGGTGTTCACTACAAAGATTAA